The following coding sequences are from one Vibrio syngnathi window:
- a CDS encoding sterol desaturase family protein translates to MNIDALINHPEWLLLVLAPLFVVCMLAEYFIGQKQGRLPDNSSYRLSEVMCNFTLAGMHQLSDLLTGLLVVQLYLWMFGWRLIDIEMGVLSFIVLMVLQDFCYYWFHRASHRVRWMWAAHVAHHSSEQMNFSTAFRQSLMYPFAGMWLFWVPLVIIGFDPKWVIFVVLLNLGLQFFVHTQWIRSLGPLEYIFNTPSHHRVHHGKNPKYIDKNYAGVLIIWDKLFSTFEPEVETVRYGVTKPVNSFNPIVVTFQEWKVIFKDLRNRELTIKQKVQLILSPPSD, encoded by the coding sequence ATGAATATCGACGCATTAATCAATCACCCAGAATGGCTACTGTTGGTATTAGCGCCCTTATTCGTGGTGTGCATGTTGGCTGAGTATTTTATCGGTCAGAAGCAAGGTCGACTGCCAGATAACTCCAGCTATAGACTTTCAGAAGTGATGTGTAACTTCACGCTTGCGGGAATGCATCAACTCTCCGATTTGCTCACCGGGTTATTGGTCGTTCAGTTGTATCTCTGGATGTTTGGTTGGCGTTTAATAGACATTGAAATGGGCGTGCTGAGTTTCATTGTGTTGATGGTGTTGCAAGACTTTTGCTATTACTGGTTCCATAGAGCAAGCCATCGTGTTCGCTGGATGTGGGCAGCACACGTCGCGCACCACAGCTCAGAACAGATGAACTTCAGTACGGCTTTCCGTCAAAGCTTAATGTACCCATTCGCAGGCATGTGGCTATTCTGGGTACCGTTGGTCATCATAGGTTTTGACCCTAAATGGGTCATCTTTGTGGTGCTTCTGAATCTAGGTTTGCAGTTCTTTGTCCATACACAATGGATACGAAGCTTGGGACCACTTGAATACATCTTTAACACCCCTTCGCATCATCGAGTACATCACGGCAAAAACCCGAAATACATCGATAAGAACTACGCCGGCGTTTTGATCATTTGGGATAAGTTGTTTAGTACGTTCGAACCTGAAGTTGAAACTGTACGTTACGGTGTCACTAAGCCAGTAAACAGTTTTAACCCGATAGTGGTTACCTTTCAAGAATGGAAGGTTATATTCAAAGATTTGAGGAACCGAGAGTTAACCATCAAACAGAAAGTCCAGTTGATACTCTCACCTCCATCAGATTAA
- a CDS encoding DUF2804 domain-containing protein: MIKTNPAPYSLIDSNGQPAIGHFDGIPKQLNIENFDYRNSMDSKANSWQKHFHYKQFQFVSIVTDTHIIGAAIADIRYLGSAFCYLYDIESNKLEECAWLRPLGFDKQVTPSPFEGKTSIAGQSITFDIETGQWRVRLNTKLIKADIALEPETDSLPMAMCSPTGYSGWTYTQKHNALRISGDIQIKGTSLNLTQARAGYDFSSGYMRRETSWRWASINTQSNGTDIGLNLAAGVNETGGCENVLWVNGTRHLLNPVQFTFSRQDTSLPWQISSQDGRINLTFTPLNNRSEKLNLWLLKSNFRQFIGHFSGSIEDNNGVTHRLDGVLGLTEDHFARW; encoded by the coding sequence ATGATAAAAACGAACCCTGCCCCGTACAGTTTGATTGATTCTAATGGTCAGCCGGCCATTGGACATTTCGATGGCATCCCAAAACAACTGAACATCGAGAACTTTGACTATCGAAACTCGATGGATTCAAAAGCAAACTCTTGGCAGAAGCACTTCCACTACAAGCAATTCCAGTTTGTCAGCATCGTCACCGACACACACATTATTGGTGCCGCTATCGCAGATATTCGCTACTTAGGCTCGGCATTTTGCTATCTGTACGATATCGAGAGTAACAAACTAGAAGAGTGTGCATGGTTACGACCACTGGGGTTTGATAAACAAGTAACGCCTTCACCATTTGAAGGAAAGACAAGTATTGCAGGCCAAAGCATTACTTTCGATATCGAAACCGGACAATGGCGAGTTCGCTTGAATACCAAACTCATTAAGGCCGATATCGCTTTAGAGCCTGAAACCGACAGCTTGCCAATGGCGATGTGCAGCCCAACGGGGTATTCAGGTTGGACTTACACCCAAAAGCACAATGCTTTGCGTATCAGCGGCGACATCCAAATCAAGGGAACATCATTGAACCTCACGCAAGCTCGTGCAGGTTATGACTTTTCATCAGGTTACATGAGGCGTGAAACCAGTTGGCGCTGGGCAAGTATCAACACGCAATCCAATGGCACAGATATTGGCCTGAACTTAGCAGCGGGCGTGAATGAAACTGGAGGCTGCGAAAACGTATTATGGGTCAATGGAACCAGACACTTGCTTAACCCGGTACAGTTTACGTTTAGTCGCCAAGACACGAGTTTACCTTGGCAGATCTCATCACAAGATGGACGCATTAACCTCACCTTTACGCCCCTTAATAACCGCAGCGAAAAGCTCAATTTATGGCTGTTAAAGAGTAATTTTCGTCAGTTCATTGGGCACTTTTCTGGCTCGATTGAAGACAATAATGGAGTGACACATCGACTCGATGGTGTTCTTGGCCTAACAGAAGATCACTTTGCCCGCTGGTAG
- a CDS encoding AraC family transcriptional regulator — protein MDIIAEYKPTGHRHQLGTLDIVLLLKTLEQRGLDIERLLNDVGLSNMDWRDPHGKLTYADKLTLFSAANQSFPHDGLGLWLGEHASLSHFGVLGYALSTSQNVGEAIKSGFKYLRLNGPIFSVKLFLDSEQAVIQIENTLEVGDLLPFCSEYFLSSIVSLFKELTGHELDIYTLVLPYARPNYTKLYDNRFQCPVIFEQNYCELRFDVSVLSQTLFSHDAATLKRYLASCQSIVETLDSEHLLTNQIKTIFYQTAGRFPNIEQLAEEFGCSSRTLRRELATHDSSYQALLTEVRVELAKELLLGTTMSIDDIGDRLGYSDPANFRRAFKGWLNKTPAQFRGSLSTSG, from the coding sequence TTGGATATTATCGCGGAGTATAAGCCGACCGGACATAGGCATCAGTTGGGTACATTAGATATCGTGCTGCTGTTGAAAACGCTAGAGCAGCGAGGTCTCGATATTGAAAGGCTACTCAATGATGTGGGTCTGTCCAACATGGATTGGCGAGATCCGCATGGAAAGCTGACTTACGCTGATAAGCTTACGTTATTTAGCGCGGCTAATCAGAGTTTTCCTCACGATGGTCTAGGGCTTTGGTTAGGAGAGCATGCTAGCTTGAGCCACTTTGGTGTGTTGGGTTATGCGCTATCGACCAGCCAGAATGTTGGAGAGGCCATCAAGTCGGGCTTCAAGTATTTGCGCCTGAATGGGCCTATATTCTCGGTTAAATTGTTTCTAGATTCCGAGCAAGCAGTGATTCAGATTGAGAACACTTTAGAAGTCGGCGATCTCCTTCCTTTCTGCAGTGAGTACTTCTTAAGTTCAATTGTCTCTTTGTTCAAAGAACTGACTGGTCATGAGTTGGATATATACACTTTGGTTTTGCCTTACGCTCGTCCCAATTACACCAAGCTTTATGACAACCGCTTCCAGTGCCCGGTGATTTTTGAGCAAAACTATTGTGAACTGCGTTTTGATGTCTCGGTTTTATCACAAACCTTATTTTCTCATGATGCCGCGACACTGAAGCGCTATCTCGCGTCTTGCCAGTCGATAGTGGAAACGCTGGACTCTGAGCATCTGCTGACTAACCAGATCAAAACGATTTTTTATCAAACCGCAGGCCGTTTCCCAAATATTGAACAGTTAGCCGAAGAGTTCGGTTGCAGTTCTCGTACCCTAAGACGAGAACTGGCAACCCATGATTCCAGTTATCAAGCATTACTGACTGAAGTTCGAGTGGAACTAGCCAAAGAACTGCTACTCGGCACAACCATGAGCATTGATGATATTGGTGACAGGCTCGGTTATAGCGACCCTGCAAACTTCAGAAGGGCGTTTAAAGGTTGGCTCAATAAAACGCCCGCGCAGTTTCGTGGCAGCTTGAGTACTTCTGGGTAA
- a CDS encoding DUF2058 domain-containing protein, with the protein MAKLTLQEQMLKAGLVNEKKLKKAKKGSKKSRVQSREAKAAAEETKLAQQAKDKELNQQLKEQQLSKEIKAQVKQLIEMNKIEQKNGEIKYNFTDGTLVKYLYVEELTQKQLSKGILSIARQGESYVVIPTAVANKIAMRDEESIVDTQASSSDEVDEDDPYKDFVIPDDLMW; encoded by the coding sequence ATGGCAAAGTTAACACTCCAAGAGCAGATGCTTAAAGCTGGCTTGGTAAATGAGAAAAAATTAAAGAAGGCGAAGAAAGGCTCTAAAAAGTCTCGCGTTCAGTCTCGTGAAGCAAAAGCGGCAGCAGAAGAAACTAAACTGGCGCAGCAAGCGAAAGACAAAGAGCTAAACCAACAGTTGAAAGAACAGCAGTTGAGCAAAGAAATTAAAGCTCAAGTGAAGCAACTGATTGAGATGAACAAGATCGAGCAGAAAAACGGTGAAATCAAATACAACTTCACCGACGGTACGCTAGTTAAATACCTTTACGTAGAAGAGCTGACTCAAAAGCAACTAAGTAAAGGTATTCTAAGTATTGCGCGTCAAGGCGAAAGCTATGTTGTTATTCCGACAGCAGTAGCGAACAAGATTGCTATGCGCGACGAAGAATCTATCGTTGATACGCAAGCTTCAAGCTCTGATGAAGTGGACGAAGATGACCCGTACAAAGACTTCGTGATCCCAGATGACCTAATGTGGTAA
- a CDS encoding YdcF family protein, protein MSFIILLLLLVFVGVTRLLQWRKTSSFIKLLLISLFMLIGSGLIPRYLLNDLQANYERKPDIQWISHNAIVLLGAGTQLIVSTQEFEPTFFSFGRINETASQYKNCSKAQTICKVIVSGGDAQNNGVTEAEVYQQQLLRLGVPLADIIQEPNSVNTWKNAQLTSDLTKHHQFDNIVLVSSGLHIRRSELYFNHFGLNVVPVRADYMAAQISWLPLWYNFTVTDFALHEQLGFARYNLYNFMGWNSKREKPGDA, encoded by the coding sequence ATGAGCTTTATTATATTATTACTTCTTCTGGTATTCGTTGGCGTTACACGTTTACTTCAGTGGCGAAAAACCTCTAGCTTTATCAAACTTCTTCTTATCTCTTTATTTATGTTGATTGGTTCTGGTTTAATTCCTCGCTATCTACTAAACGACTTGCAAGCCAATTATGAGCGTAAACCTGACATTCAGTGGATCTCTCACAATGCCATTGTCTTACTTGGTGCTGGTACTCAACTCATCGTAAGTACACAAGAATTTGAGCCGACCTTTTTCTCGTTTGGTCGCATCAATGAAACGGCAAGCCAATATAAAAACTGTTCGAAGGCTCAAACCATATGCAAAGTGATCGTTAGTGGTGGAGATGCACAAAATAATGGTGTTACCGAAGCGGAAGTTTATCAACAGCAGTTGCTGAGACTCGGCGTTCCACTCGCCGACATCATCCAAGAACCGAATAGTGTCAACACTTGGAAAAATGCGCAGCTCACCAGTGATCTAACGAAGCATCACCAGTTCGACAACATTGTTCTTGTTTCATCTGGGCTGCATATTCGTCGTAGTGAACTCTACTTTAATCATTTTGGATTAAACGTCGTTCCAGTGCGAGCCGACTACATGGCTGCCCAGATTTCATGGTTACCATTATGGTACAACTTCACAGTTACAGACTTTGCACTGCATGAACAATTGGGCTTTGCTCGTTACAACCTTTACAACTTTATGGGTTGGAACAGCAAACGTGAGAAGCCCGGTGACGCCTGA
- a CDS encoding L-cystine transporter encodes MSFSAIAALAVFTGILFFLYGQQKKENTLSRLVLLGLVFGSAFGLGLQLLFGEGNPVIKETLDWVNIVGRGYVGLLKMVIMPLVLVSMIAAVVKLEKGGSLGKISGITISVLLATTAISAIVGIVVTQAFGLSAEGLTEGARETARIATLESRMGSVSDLTIPQMLVSFIPTNPFADLTGARSTSIIAVVIFGVLTGIAARKVMAEKEELESPIRTFVEAAQSIVMRLVKMIMALTPYGIAALMAKVVATSSASDILSLLGFIVASYVAIILMFVVHGVLVSFVGVNPKEYFQKIWPVLTFAFTSRSSAATIPLNVEAQITKLNVPPAIANLSASFGATIGQNGCAGIYPAMLAVMVAPTVGIDPMDINFILSLIAIITVSSFGIAGVGGGATFAALIVLPAMGLPVTIAALLISIEPLIDMARTALNVSGAMTAGTITSRLLSKKDKQQDLEQANA; translated from the coding sequence ATGTCATTTTCAGCTATCGCTGCCTTAGCGGTATTCACTGGTATCCTCTTTTTTCTCTACGGACAGCAGAAAAAAGAAAACACGCTTTCACGCCTCGTTTTACTCGGTTTAGTTTTCGGTAGTGCTTTTGGCCTTGGTCTTCAACTGCTATTTGGTGAAGGCAATCCTGTTATCAAAGAGACGCTCGACTGGGTAAACATTGTTGGTCGTGGTTACGTTGGCCTACTAAAAATGGTCATCATGCCATTAGTGTTAGTTTCAATGATTGCGGCAGTAGTGAAGCTTGAGAAAGGCGGTTCACTAGGTAAGATTTCTGGCATCACCATTTCGGTATTGCTAGCAACAACGGCAATTTCTGCGATTGTTGGTATTGTTGTAACTCAAGCGTTCGGCTTGTCTGCTGAAGGTTTAACAGAAGGCGCTCGTGAAACAGCACGTATCGCGACACTAGAAAGCCGCATGGGAAGTGTTTCAGACCTAACCATTCCACAAATGCTGGTTAGTTTCATTCCGACCAACCCGTTTGCTGATCTAACAGGGGCTCGCTCTACCTCTATCATCGCGGTAGTTATCTTTGGCGTGCTAACGGGTATTGCTGCTCGTAAGGTGATGGCAGAGAAAGAAGAATTAGAATCTCCAATCCGTACGTTCGTTGAAGCGGCTCAATCTATCGTTATGCGCTTAGTTAAGATGATCATGGCACTCACGCCATACGGCATCGCTGCGTTAATGGCGAAAGTAGTCGCAACATCAAGTGCTTCTGACATCCTAAGTCTACTGGGGTTCATCGTTGCTTCTTACGTCGCTATTATCCTGATGTTCGTCGTTCACGGTGTGTTGGTTTCTTTTGTTGGTGTAAACCCGAAAGAGTACTTCCAAAAAATCTGGCCTGTTCTAACGTTCGCTTTCACGTCTCGTAGTTCTGCAGCAACGATTCCACTGAACGTTGAAGCTCAAATCACTAAGCTAAACGTCCCACCAGCGATTGCAAACCTGTCAGCATCTTTCGGTGCAACAATTGGTCAAAATGGCTGTGCGGGTATCTACCCTGCAATGCTAGCAGTCATGGTTGCGCCAACAGTAGGCATCGACCCAATGGACATCAACTTCATTCTGTCTCTGATTGCGATTATCACAGTGAGCTCTTTCGGTATTGCTGGCGTTGGTGGCGGTGCAACGTTCGCGGCACTTATCGTACTACCCGCGATGGGTCTTCCTGTGACTATCGCAGCACTGCTTATCTCTATCGAGCCACTTATCGATATGGCACGTACAGCGCTTAACGTATCTGGCGCAATGACAGCCGGTACAATCACAAGCCGCCTATTGAGTAAAAAGGACAAGCAGCAAGATTTGGAACAAGCGAACGCTTAA